The following coding sequences are from one Zalophus californianus isolate mZalCal1 chromosome 15, mZalCal1.pri.v2, whole genome shotgun sequence window:
- the C15H10orf71 gene encoding cardiac-enriched FHL2-interacting protein, translating to MMQGNKKCTDGFSDSSSIGSVLDDADREVSSLTDRAFRSLCISEDISCNDSNLALSPDITRQVFGNFPQGTVIHTHRKSSIWSQLPSQGTEHTGWAATFQQLPKYVQGEDKYPKSSPPLTPAQRRLEVPVSGLRSNSKPASKVSSLIKSFDRTESQPCDSRPPTSKPPALKNPPKFAPLPESGVHFCFDSAFLTVRRVPAEVSGAHQNSHHQPGRKHGEQESPKNPEMACHGSSSFLPTPENVANSFESKFPSPPHKPAKGEPGRGKEWPRKGTFLHSENSAFESWNAHQPRLPERKEAAEPVPETKAPKHYDDTPLLREPPAPEHRVSPCHARASCSQEVNRLAAGALTVSGPWGARDPGAQAFAVEGKASSLQPDPQVKPTQPPWRKPKPDKGRKESLPDASEEKKQVTRRGPALYTKHNPQGQFPESKALDLPMDPNEHYSPPFNISKLLTPVIPTKHVLEPSDSQPGEITPPPPGQLNGYQEKELSECQSRDSYKSKAPSLLFNLKDVRKHVKSTYSPSPLLKGLEEKTRGKQEPVSNGAILPNGLEESPPEEMAKETPADGPSGSHISTQKDPRAVSGAASADNCLTLSSPPATTLAPFCINGEGTDRNSDEKDNGDLEMGTTGSGKCPDAGEPCPRKHLSLRLCSREPEAGKAAEKPKSPSLEKGFLRSVSQETEPERDAGLQNPNFNQKFSPEPLSPEEEDVFYSDSQSDFMPGFKSKAKFSTSSSDQSFASFEDQQKTWFTESQQEDRRNDRSAGDSWKDEKEKTMAKEELQPCALSNGPTCMQERSKRESLQGEGGGLSGYRPKKASREEAHFRGTWMGRSKDTTKDLTLSPSSTSNKHILFAIKDNTLRATPVIKPIMLPLLRTMSSADPLGSSHKEDNLPKPSWGEEAGLDGPESQEMANTPTPASMQDTHLKHTAWEGTEDHGQVPGMARTETSQPVPTRNIPSPPLMGEGEGLKPPPETACHVVANETKNSSMDQGKLDAPRCIPTIALPQGDPEDQPPPRQLGTCWEEHTQDFKSHLLSTPRAGPPGRRLVPGEMAISPNASSLDESSACSPATSSTWDDASQAPTEQGLLPGEPHHPSPWASLYPTRVARREDLTHALTWEAGSDPQLEPSTEDLRTLSPRGSVLDMATNSAGLPEKPEPPAQQERAAGKPPAVPPKTEKALRRAKKLASKRRKTDQLQEKHGEPGEEKPFLEDWEHRPPSPGERPRYRFPEVRSLPHPIHRHSVSALEPLRRQPAGSQSGMPLAPYPATQKVLQDPQSGEYFVFDLPLQVKIKTFYDPETGKYVKVPIPSSEGGSPEQPPPNTPDSPYMLYPHFRPLPLMPLRCSSQLSAPTFFRQGPHTPEAAGPGSQSMQPAPPRCPGVEGGDAPRLGIISTDDLEDFATEGIS from the coding sequence ATGATGCAGGGGAATAAGAAGTGCACGGACGGGTTCAGTGATTCCTCGAGCATCGGCAGTGTGCTGGACGATGCAGACAGGGAGGTGAGCAGCCTCACAGACCGGGCCTTCCGGAGCCTGTGCATCTCAGAGGACATATCCTGCAATGACTCCAACCTGGCTCTGTCCCCGGATATCACCCGCCAGGTGTTTGGGAATTTTCCCCAGGGAACAGTGATCCACACCCACAGGAAAAGCAGCATCTGGAGCCAGTTACCGTCGCAAGGCACAGAGCACACAGGCTGGGCGGCCACATTCCAGCAGCTCCCCAAGTACGTTCAAGGGGAAGATAAGTATCCCAAGAGCAGCCCGCCGCTGACACCAGCCCAGAGGAGACTGGAGGTGCCCGTGTCCGGCCTGAGGAGCAACAGCAAGCCTGCTTCGAAAGTGTCATCACTAATTAAATCCTTTGACAGGACTGAGAGCCAACCTTGTGACAGCAGGCCTCCGACCAGTAAGCCCCCGGCTCTCAAAAATCCGCCCAAATTTGCtcctcttccagaaagtggtgtcCACTTCTGCTTCGATTCTGCCTTTCTGACGGTCAGGAGGGTGCCTGCTGAAGTCTCTGGCGCCCACCAGAATAGCCACCACCAGCCTGGCAGGAAGCACGGAGAGCAGGAGTCCCCCAAGAATCCCGAAATGGCCTGTCACGGCTCCAGCAGCTTCCTCCCAACACCCGAAAACGTGGCCAACTCGTTTGAGTCCAagttcccctccccgccccacaaGCCAGCCAAGGGTGAGCCTGGAAGAGGTAAGGAGTGGCCCCGCAAAGGGACCTTTCTTCATAGCGAAAACAGTGCTTTTGAGTCATGGAACGCCCACCAACCGAGGCTGCCAGAGAGAAAGGAGGCCGCTGAGCCCGTCCCAGAGACCAAAGCTCCCAAGCATTACGATGACACGCCCTTGTTAAGAGAGCCCCCGGCCCCTGAGCACAGGGTCTCCCCCTGCCACGCCCGGGCCAGCTGCAGCCAGGAGGTGAACAGGCTGGCTGCAGGGGCTCTCACCGTATCTGGACCCTGGGGAGCTAGGGATCCAGGAGCCCAGGCATTCGCTGTGGAGGGAAAAGCTTCTAGCTTACAGCCTGACCCTCAGGTGAAGCCGACCCAGCCCCCATGGAGGAAACCAAAGCCtgacaaaggaaggaaagaaagtctaCCAGATGCTTCAGAAGAGAAGAAGCAGGTCACCAGAAGAGGCCCAGCCTTGTATACAAAGCACAATCCCCAGGGACAATTTCCAGAAAGCAAGGCTCTTGACCTGCCCATGGACCCCAATGAGCATTATAGTCCTCCTTTTAACATCAGTAAGCTTCTGACCCCCGTCATACCCACCAAGCATGTCCTGGAGCCATCCGACAGCCAGCCAGGGGAGATaaccccaccacccccagggcAGCTAAATGGATACCAAGAGAAGGAGCTCAGTGAATGTCAGTCTCGGGACAGCTACAAATCCAAAGCGCCCAGCCTGCTGTTCAACCTTAAGGATGTGCGGAAGCATGTTAAAAGCACATACAGCCCCTCACCCCTCTTGAAAGGCCTTGAGGAGAAAACCAGAGGCAAGCAAGAACCCGTGAGCAATGGTGCCATCCTTCCCAATGGGCTGGAGGAGAGCCCTCCAGAGGAGATGGCTAAGGAGACACCAGCTGACGGCCCTTCTGGGTCACACATCAGTACCCAGAAGGACCCTAGGGCTGTCTCTGGTGCAGCCTCTGCAGATAACTGTCTAACTCTTAGCTCACCTCCAGCTACCACCCTAGCCCCCTTCTGCATCAACGGGGAGGGAACTGACAGAAACAGTGACGAGAAGGACAATGGAGATCTGGAGATGGGTACCACCGGGTCGGGCAAGTGTCCGGACGCCGGGGAACCCTGCCCTAGAAAGCACCTGTCCCTGAGGCTTtgcagcagagagcctgaggcagggaagGCTGCAGAGAAACCAAAGAGCCCCAGCCTCGAGAAGGGCTTCTTGAGATCCGTGTCTCAAGAGACAGAACCAGAGAGAGACGCAGGACTTCAGAATCCAAACTTCAACCAGAAATTCTCCCCAGAGCCCCTCTCTCCAGAGGAAGAAGATGTGTTTTACAGTGACAGCCAATCTGATTTCATGCCAGGCTTCAAAAGTAAGGCCAAGTTCAGCACCAGCTCTTCAGACCAGTCCTTTGCTTCATTTGAAGATCAGCAGAAAACGTGGTTCACCGAGAGCCAGCAGGAAGACAGGAGGAATGACAGAAGTGCAGGAGACAGTtggaaggatgagaaggagaaaACGATGGCGAAAGAGGAGCTACAGCCCTGTGCCCTGAGTAATGGGCCCACGTGCATGCAGGAGCGCAGCAAGAGGGAATCCTTGCAAGGAGAAGGGGGAGGTTTGTCTGGATATAGACCCAAGAAGGCATCGAGAGAGGAGGCTCACTTCAGAGGCACTTGGATGGGGAGAAGTAAGGATACAACCAAAGACCTTACCCTCTCACCATCTTCTACTTCAAACAAGCACATATTGTTTGCAATTAAAGACAATACCCTTAGGGCCACCCCCGTAATAAAACCCATCATGCTGCCCCTCCTGAGGACCATGTCATCAGCGGACCCTCTGGGCAGCAGCCACAAAGAAGACAACTTGCCAAAGCCAAGCTGGGGAGAAGAGGCTGGTCTTGATGGCCCCGAGAGCCAGGAAATGGCCAACACCCCGACCCCCGCTAGCATGCAGGACACACACTTGAAGCACACAGCCTGGGAGGGCACGGAGGACCACGGACAGGTGCCTGGCATGGCCCGGACGGAGACTTCCCAGCCAGTCCCAACAAGAAACATCCCGTCTCCTCCACTCATGGGAGAGGGCGAAGGGCTGAAGCCACCCCCAGAGACTGCATGTCACGTTGTGGCAAATGAAACCAAGAACAGTTCCATGGACCAGGGGAAGCTGGATGCTCCAAGGTGCATCCCCACCATCGCTTTGCCCCAAGGCGACCCAGAAGACCAGCCACCCCCACGGCAGCTGGGAACGTGTTGGGAAGAGCACACACAAGATTTCAAAAGTCACTTATTGTCCACACCCAGAGCAGGGCCACCAGGGAGAAGACTGGTCCCCGGGGAGATGGCAATTTCCCCTAATGCCAGCTCCCTGGACGAGAGCAGCGCGTGCTCCCCGGCCACCAGCAGCACCTGGGACGATGCCTCCCaggcccccactgagcagggcctGCTGCCAGGGGAGCCTCAtcaccccagcccctgggccaGCCTCTACCCAACCAGGGTCGCCCGTAGGGAGGACCTGACACACGCCCTCACATGGGAGGCCGGCTCAGATCCCCAACTTGAGCCATCCACCGAAGACCTCAGGACACTTTCTCCAAGAGGTTCGGTGCTGGACATGGCCACCAACTCAGCAGGCCTCCCTGAGAAACCAGagcctcctgctcagcaggagagggCAGCCGGCAAGCCCCCGGCAGTCCCACCCAAAACAGAGAAGGCCCTGCGGCGGGCCAAAAAGCTGGCAAGCAAGAGGAGAAAGACCGACCAACTGCAAGAAAAGCATGGTGAACCTGGAGAAGAAAAGCCCTTCCTGGAGGACTGGGAGCATAGGCCACCATCCCCCGGAGAGAGGCCCCGATACAGGTTCCCCGAGGTCCGTTCCCTGCCCCATCCCATCCACCGCCACTCAGTGTCTGCTTTAGAGCCACTCAGGAGGCAGCCTGCGGGATCCCAGTCCGGTATGCCTCTGGCCCCTTACCCTGCCACCCAGAAGGTCCTCCAAGACCCCCAATCTGGAGAGTACTTTGTCTTCGATCTGCCACTCCAGGTGAAAATCAAGACCTTCTATGACCCAGAGACAGGCAAATATGTCAAGGTCCCCATCCCATCCTCTGAGGGGGGTTCCCCCGAGCAGCCCCCGCCAAACACACCTGATTCTCCCTACATGCTGTACCCCCACTTCCGGCCCCTGCCCTTGATGCCACTGCGCTGCTCGTCTCagctctctgcccccaccttctTCAGGCAGGGCCCGCACACCCCCGAGGCGGCCGGCCCTGGGTCCCAGAGCATGCAGCCAGCACCTCCCCGGTGcccaggggtggaggggggagatgCTCCACGCCTGGGCATTATCTCTACCGACGACCTAGAGGACTTTGCCACAGAAGGCATTTCTTGA